A part of Drosophila bipectinata strain 14024-0381.07 chromosome 3L, DbipHiC1v2, whole genome shotgun sequence genomic DNA contains:
- the LOC108134384 gene encoding zinc finger TRAF-type-containing protein 1 homolog isoform X1: MSTVESSSSAVQQPPSSTLPLLGDNQHSAMASTSSSTASASSSSSGGGVVGVPLDTQNSGEPPAKKQLLDPNAASSSSPGGGGTLSSAAAASGTHEKLAYRISTALCCAVCLDLPKTAMYQCQMGHLMCAACFTHLLADGRLRDQIATCPNCRVEISKSTASRNLAVEKAASELPSECQFCNKEFPYKSLERHEQHECQERPTKCKYHRIGCQWRGPFHETTEHERNCLHPQKSGYEVMAALEAHDVLIKEEKKMFNTLIDLLSYEKIIFNDLQMKPYRTDEYVHKLFYETARFSAFNQQWVVKARINNSQRDPHQSNERTITYQLILKTKTSTPMSIHFFALKGPFSDMKVSTQIYKHDFTETSTESDYYVLPLPDGTGGTGSSECNRMLANKGINFRLLMFLLNK; encoded by the exons atgtcaaCGGTCGAATCTTCGAGTTCGGCGGTGCAGCAGCCCCCCTCATCGACATTGCCGCTACTTGGCGATAACCAGCACTCGGCCATGGCCTCCACATCCTCGTCGACCGCATCCGCTTCGTCCTCTTCCTCGGGCGGGGGCGTAGTGGGTGTGCCGCTGGACACTCAGAATAGTGGCGAGCCGCCGGCAAAGAAACAGTTGCTCGATCCGAATGCAGCCTCCTCCAGCTCGCCTGGTGGTGGGGGCACGCTGTCGAGCGCCGCCGCCGCATCGGGAACCCACGAGAAGCTGGCCTATCGCATCTCCACCGCCCTGTGCTGCGCCGTTTGCCTGGATCTGCCTAAAACGGCCATGTACCAG TGCCAGATGGGCCACCTGATGTGCGCCGCCTGTTTCACCCATCTCCTGGCTGATGGACG CCTTAGGGATCAGATTGCTACTTGCCCCAATTGCCGCGTGGAAATATCAAAGAGCACTGCCTCGCGCAACTTGGCCGTGGAGAAGGCCGCCTCTGAGCTACCCAGCGAGTGTCAG TTCTGTAATAAGGAATTCCCTTACAAATCTCTGGAGCGCCATGAACAACACGAGTGCCAGGAGCGTCCTACAAAGTGCAAGTACCATCGTATTGGTTGCCAATGGCGTGGACCCTTCCATGAGA CTACCGAACATGAACGCAACTGCTTGCATCCCCAGAAGTCGGGCTATGAGGTCATGGCTGCCCTGGAGGCCCACGATGTCCTCATCAAGGAGGAGAAGAAAATGTTCAATACCCTGATTGATTTGCTAAGCTATGAAAAGATCATCTTCAATG ATCTTCAAATGAAACCCTATCGTACAGATGAGTACGTACACAAGCTATTCTACGAAACGGCTCGTTTCTCGGCCTTCAACCAGCAGTGGGTGGTTAAGGCCCGTATCAACAACAGCCAGCGGGATCCTCACCAATCGAACGAACGCACCATTACCTACCAATTGATCCTGAAGACAAAGACTAGCACACCCATGAGCATACACTTTTTCGCACTCAAAGGCCCCTTCTCCGACATGAAAGTTTCGACACAAATTTACAAACATGACTTTACAGAGACC aGTACAGAAAGTGATTATTATGTGTTGCCCCTTCCTGATGGCACCGGCGGCACTGGTTCCAGTGAATGTAATCGCATGTTGGCCAACAAGGGCATCAATTTCCG CCTGCTTATGTTTTTGTTAAACAAGTAA
- the LOC108134384 gene encoding zinc finger TRAF-type-containing protein 1 homolog isoform X2: MSTVESSSSAVQQPPSSTLPLLGDNQHSAMASTSSSTASASSSSSGGGVVGVPLDTQNSGEPPAKKQLLDPNAASSSSPGGGGTLSSAAAASGTHEKLAYRISTALCCAVCLDLPKTAMYQCQMGHLMCAACFTHLLADGRDQIATCPNCRVEISKSTASRNLAVEKAASELPSECQFCNKEFPYKSLERHEQHECQERPTKCKYHRIGCQWRGPFHETTEHERNCLHPQKSGYEVMAALEAHDVLIKEEKKMFNTLIDLLSYEKIIFNDLQMKPYRTDEYVHKLFYETARFSAFNQQWVVKARINNSQRDPHQSNERTITYQLILKTKTSTPMSIHFFALKGPFSDMKVSTQIYKHDFTETSTESDYYVLPLPDGTGGTGSSECNRMLANKGINFRLLMFLLNK; this comes from the exons atgtcaaCGGTCGAATCTTCGAGTTCGGCGGTGCAGCAGCCCCCCTCATCGACATTGCCGCTACTTGGCGATAACCAGCACTCGGCCATGGCCTCCACATCCTCGTCGACCGCATCCGCTTCGTCCTCTTCCTCGGGCGGGGGCGTAGTGGGTGTGCCGCTGGACACTCAGAATAGTGGCGAGCCGCCGGCAAAGAAACAGTTGCTCGATCCGAATGCAGCCTCCTCCAGCTCGCCTGGTGGTGGGGGCACGCTGTCGAGCGCCGCCGCCGCATCGGGAACCCACGAGAAGCTGGCCTATCGCATCTCCACCGCCCTGTGCTGCGCCGTTTGCCTGGATCTGCCTAAAACGGCCATGTACCAG TGCCAGATGGGCCACCTGATGTGCGCCGCCTGTTTCACCCATCTCCTGGCTGATGGACG GGATCAGATTGCTACTTGCCCCAATTGCCGCGTGGAAATATCAAAGAGCACTGCCTCGCGCAACTTGGCCGTGGAGAAGGCCGCCTCTGAGCTACCCAGCGAGTGTCAG TTCTGTAATAAGGAATTCCCTTACAAATCTCTGGAGCGCCATGAACAACACGAGTGCCAGGAGCGTCCTACAAAGTGCAAGTACCATCGTATTGGTTGCCAATGGCGTGGACCCTTCCATGAGA CTACCGAACATGAACGCAACTGCTTGCATCCCCAGAAGTCGGGCTATGAGGTCATGGCTGCCCTGGAGGCCCACGATGTCCTCATCAAGGAGGAGAAGAAAATGTTCAATACCCTGATTGATTTGCTAAGCTATGAAAAGATCATCTTCAATG ATCTTCAAATGAAACCCTATCGTACAGATGAGTACGTACACAAGCTATTCTACGAAACGGCTCGTTTCTCGGCCTTCAACCAGCAGTGGGTGGTTAAGGCCCGTATCAACAACAGCCAGCGGGATCCTCACCAATCGAACGAACGCACCATTACCTACCAATTGATCCTGAAGACAAAGACTAGCACACCCATGAGCATACACTTTTTCGCACTCAAAGGCCCCTTCTCCGACATGAAAGTTTCGACACAAATTTACAAACATGACTTTACAGAGACC aGTACAGAAAGTGATTATTATGTGTTGCCCCTTCCTGATGGCACCGGCGGCACTGGTTCCAGTGAATGTAATCGCATGTTGGCCAACAAGGGCATCAATTTCCG CCTGCTTATGTTTTTGTTAAACAAGTAA
- the LOC108134382 gene encoding ribosome biogenesis protein SLX9 homolog translates to MAKTKRNVRAKAKSVVGAAKQKAQELQAKLRQENLLHKTLTPKSSTTKKEKSALKHKKLLKKFAETRKERKEETARKNREKTKVIGDLKPLKDALPSLQDIYNLVKTKQKDAAEKITLTEPEAPLSANEKIRKKRTEVVNRVKSFEKVIKDKKFKQNPREVIAAHVRNKYQAMEEDDE, encoded by the coding sequence atggCAAAGACTAAACGAAATGTTCGAGCAAAGGCCAAAAGTGTTGTGGGAGCGGCCAAGCAAAAGGCCCAGGAGCTTCAGGCCAAACTACGCCAAGAAAACCTTCTTCACAAAACATTGACTCCCAAAAGTTCAACCACCAAGAAGGAAAAATCTGCTTTAAAACACAAGAAACTGCTTAAAAAATTCGCCGAGACCCGAAAGGAACGTAAGGAAGAGACTGCCCGCAAGAATCGGGAGAAGACTAAGGTGATCGGGGATCTGAAGCCTTTAAAAGATGCTCTCCCATCGCTGCAGGACATTTATAATCTGGTCAAGACCAAGCAGAAGGACGCTGCTGAAAAGATAACGCTCACGGAACCCGAAGCACCTCTCAGTGCGAATGAGAAGATCCGGAAGAAGCGCACAGAGGTGGTGAATCGGGTCAAGTCCTTCGAAAAGGTTATCAAGGACAAGAAGTTCAAGCAGAATCCCCGCGAGGTGATTGCCGCCCATGTGCGCAACAAGTACCAAGCCATGGAGGAAGACGACGAGTAG
- the Cdk8 gene encoding cyclin-dependent kinase 8, protein MDYEFKMKTQMERTKVEDLFNYEGCKVGRGTYGHVYKAKWKETSDGKEYALKQIDGTGLSMSACREIALLRELKHQNVITLIRVFLSHNDRKVFLLIDYAEHDLWHIIKFHRAAKATKKQVVVPRGMVKSLLYQILDGIHYLHSNWVLHRDLKPANILVMGDGNERGRVKIADMGFARLFNAPLKPLADLDPVVVTFWYRAPELLLGARHYTKAIDIWAIGCIFAELLTSEPIFHCRQEDIKTSNPYHHDQLDRIFNVMGFPQDKDWEDIKKMPEHHTLTKDFKRSTYSTCSLAKYMERHKIKPDSKAFHLLQKLLLMDPNKRITSEQAMQDQYFQEEPLPTQDVFAGCPIPYPKREFLTDDDQEDKSDNKRQQQQQQQQQQQQQQQQQQQQQQQMNSSEPNAKRVRLSGAGNQQDFHHQQQQAQQQQQQQQQQQQQQMMFNQQQNFQQRFN, encoded by the exons ATGGATTACGAATTTAAAATGAAGACCCAAATGGAGCGCACCAAGGTGGAAGACTTGTTCAACTACGAAGGGTGCAAGGTGGGGCGGGGCACCTACGGTCACGTCTATAAGGCAAAGTGGAAGGAGACCAG CGACGGCAAAGAATATGCCCTTAAACAAATAGATGGCACTGGTCTGTCCATGTCCGCTTGCCGGGAGATCGCCTTGCTACGGGAGCTGAAGCACCAGAATGTAATTACCCTGATCCGGGTGTTTCTCTCGCACAATGACCGAAAGGTGTTCCTTCTGATTGACTACGCGGAGCATGATCTCTGGCACATCATCAAGTTCCATCGGGCGGCAAAAGCCACCAAGAAACAGGTGGTTGTTCCTCGTGGCATGGTGAAGAGTCTGCTGTACCAAATTTTGGACGGTATCCACTATCTTCACAGTAACTGGGTGCTGCATCGGGATCTCAAACCGGCCAATATCCTGGTGATGGGCGATGGTAATGAACGAGGCCGGGTTAAAATTGCTGACATGGGCTTTGCGAGGCTGTTTAATGCGCCCTTGAAGCCCTTGGCTGATCTGGATCCAGTGGTGGTCACCTTTTGGTATCGAGCGCCGGAATTGCTGCTGGGCGCTCGCCATTACACCAAGGCCATTGATATTTGGGCCATCGGTTGCATCTTTGCCGAGCTGCTGACCTCCGAACCGATTTTCCACTGCCGCCAGGAAGATATCAAGACTAGCAATCCCTACCACCACGACCAGTTGGACAGGATTTTCAACGTCATGGGTTTCCCGCAGGACAAAGATTGGGAGGACATTAAGAAGATGCCGGAGCATCATACCTTAACGAAGGATTTCAAGCGATCCACATACTCCACCTGCTCCCTGGCCAAGTACATGGAGCGGCACAAGATTAAGCCGGACAGCAAGGCCTTCCATCTTCTGCAAAAGCTCCTACTGATGGATCCCAACAAGCGCATAACCTCCGAGCAGGCCATGCAGGATCAGTATTTCCAGGAGGAGCCGTTGCCAACGCAGGACGTCTTTGCCGGCTGCCCCATTCCGTATCCCAAGAGGGAGTTCCTCACCGATGATGACCAAGAGGATAAGTCCGACAATAAGcgtcaacagcagcagcagcaacagcaacagcagcaacaacaacagcaacagcagcagcaacaacaacagcaaatgAACTCATCGGAGCCGAATGCGAAGCGAGTGCGCTTGTCAGGAGCCGGGAATCAGCAGGACttccaccaccagcagcagcaggctcagcagcaacagcaacaacaacagcagcagcaacagcaacaaatgaTGTTCAACCAGCAACAGAATTTCCAGCAACGCTTCAACTGA